In Saccharomyces eubayanus strain FM1318 chromosome VI, whole genome shotgun sequence, the DNA window ATTGGAAGGATCTATCGCGGACGTCGATGGAGTCGGCTAGTTTTAGGTTAGAGTGAGACAGGTCATGGTCGTTGATTCTTAATTCTAGGACACCCTTTAATTCCGAGGAATGGATGGTGCCGTCCCTGGAGAACTCCGCATTTATTACTTCTTTGATGGAGATCAAAATACCGTTGTTCTCTGGAGCGTCCTCCTCCGGAGGAGGAGGCGTGGCAGAGGAGGCGGAAGAGACCCCGCTTGGACGTAGCATGGTGCCAGACCTTCTTCCTGCACTACCACCCAACTTCATACCACCAGTGACCGAAGGTCCCGTACGGTGGGGGGTGACCAGTGGGGAGGCTACTGGGGccgcagcagcagcagcgtTGGCGCTTTGGAGATAAGACTGTTGTGCCGCGGGCGAGGCGTGCGAGTAGTAACTATTGATGGCGTTTGAGGCGTTTGGATCCTTACTGGCCATGAACCTGTTGGCACCGTCGAAGTCGCCGTTGGCGGACACGAACCCGTGCTTTCTTTCGTGCTCCTTTCTGGCAATTTCCTTGGCACGACGCTTCCTCTCCTCGGTGGCCTCGATCTCTTTGTTCCGCTCAATGATTTCCTGGATTCTCTCCTCGTGCGACTCCATGGACAAGTAGGTCTGCACCTGGGTGAAGGACAAGTTCTCCTTGTACCCGCCCATAGACACGATCTCGTCAAACGACGACAGGATCTCGAAGGCGTTGTGGAAGATCTCCTGGTCGTGGAAACTGGACAAATAGGAGTTGATCGTTTGCGAAAACAGGTTCAGCGTGGCCAAGTCCTTGATGATGTTGGACTGGCGGTTCGTGATCAGGATAATGTAGTAGTTGTCGAAGGGCCTGTACACGTATCGGACGTGCTTGTCCTCGACGAACGTGTGGTCCGACGAGATCTCAGCCACCAGGTTCTGGAAGTTGGACAGCAGCTCCAGGACCCGGTCCTTGGACAGATCCTTGAATTGTCTCGATAGAAGGGGTTTCCCCTGACGCGTAGTGATAGAAGCAGCCAACACGACCAttgtttgtcttttctgCGGCAGCTGTGAGCGTTATGGTGAGGTCTACTCGTGACGCTGCCCTTGCTCTTGAGGTGTCAACAACCACATTTTCTACTTTTCACTGGCCGTTGCTGGAAAAAAGGCATACGCGCAGGGCTGGGTAACGCAGCCGAGAGGCACTACTAAGATCAATAGCACTACAATGCTCTACGATGCTCCACGACATGAGCCTGTTCAAGGATGGAAACGCTGTGCTCGAGAACTAGGAGCAGCAATCGAAGCCGACAAGAGggaggaaaagaaaatgcaaATTTAGAGACTCTCCTGGTGTCGCACAGCATCGCGTACAACGGTTGCTGTGCTCGTAGTCCCTATGTATACCTCGTAGCTGATGCCAGTGTACCCATAAGTAAAATAGTTTAGGCATTGGGGGGAATGGCACTGAAACTGACACGTCTTTGATGGTGTGCTATGCCCTTGGTTTGTCGCGATCGTGGCCCTAGCATTTTCGCCTCCTATTGTTTGTGCCCTACCTAAAGATGCGCAGTAGCcctatcttcttttttattttccgTCTACCCTATGGTCGTTTCTCGGCTAGTAGTATGTTTTTTGCCACCCATTTGCAATTTGTAGCTTATAAACTATAGGAAAAGCTGTAAAGTGGCCAAGGGGATAGTACCATTTACCACACAACCAGCATAAGACCCACCAAAAATGCCTTCGTTAGCCGAATTGACCAAGTCATTGAGCATAGCATTTGAAAACAGCGACTACGCCACGTGCGAGAAGCTGTTGCCCCCCATCAAGATCGAGCTCATCAAGAACAACCTTTTAATACCGGACCTGTCCATCCAGAATGATATCTACTTGAACGATCTGACGATCACGAAGAAGATCCTGGAAGTGGGCGCGCTCGCCAACATCTACACGTTTGACTTCGACGTTTTCGACAGCTACTTCAACCAATTGAAGCCTTATTACTTCAGTAGCGACCACAAACTGTCCGAATCGGATAAGAAGTCGAAGCTGATAAGTCTGTACCTGTTGAACCTGCTGGCCCAGAACAACACGACCAAGTTCCACTCGGAATTGCAGTTTCTAGACAAGCACATCAAGAACTTGGAGGATGACTCGCTCTTGTCGTACCCGATCAAGCTGGACAGATGGCTCATGGAGGGCTCGTACCAGAAGGCTTGGGATCTTTTGCAGTCTGGATCGCAGAACATAACGGAATTCGACTCCTTCACCgacattttgaaatcggCCATAAGAGACGAAATCGCCAAGAACACCGAGTTGTCGTACGACTTCCTCCCACTGTCCAACATAAAGGCCCTGttgttcttcaacaacgaaaaggaaaccGAGAAGTTCGCGCTGGAAAGAAACTGGTCCGTCACCAACTCGAAGGtctatttcaaaaaccaaCCAAAGGAAGCGcttgacgaagaagacgaaatcATGCACGRAGACGgccaaaagacaaagattATTGAAAGGGCAATGGACTACGCTATAAGTATCGAAAATATTGTGTAATGTACATACtataaaatcaaatacaCCTTTCTTGGCGCTTTTAAGgggaagaaagaaaagaaagaaagaaaatgaacacGAGAAAAGCAGCAACTCTAATAACAATCTAACAATGTTTATAAGCTAGAACTATGcatatgtatgtatatatatttacatataTCTAGACcacataaaaaaaatataaaaggGCATCACTCATAAGAATAGTAATAAGAGAGGgaggaaaaaaacacatTCATACTTcgttactttttttttctttttcgttaaGCACCGATGACACCAAGAGACTTACCTTCGgcaattcttctttcgGATAAAGCAGCAATAACAGCAGCACCGGCACCGGAACCATCTTCAGCT includes these proteins:
- the RPN12 gene encoding proteasome regulatory particle lid subunit RPN12 — its product is MPSLAELTKSLSIAFENSDYATCEKLLPPIKIELIKNNLLIPDLSIQNDIYLNDLTITKKILEVGALANIYTFDFDVFDSYFNQLKPYYFSSDHKLSESDKKSKLISLYLLNLLAQNNTTKFHSELQFLDKHIKNLEDDSLLSYPIKLDRWLMEGSYQKAWDLLQSGSQNITEFDSFTDILKSAIRDEIAKNTELSYDFLPLSNIKALLFFNNEKETEKFALERNWSVTNSKVYFKNQPKEALDEEDEIMHXDGQKTKIIERAMDYAISIENIV
- the RET2 gene encoding coatomer subunit delta; the protein is MVVLAASITTRQGKPLLSRQFKDLSKDRVLELLSNFQNLVAEISSDHTFVEDKHVRYVYRPFDNYYIILITNRQSNIIKDLATLNLFSQTINSYLSSFHDQEIFHNAFEILSSFDEIVSMGGYKENLSFTQVQTYLSMESHEERIQEIIERNKEIEATEERKRRAKEIARKEHERKHGFVSANGDFDGANRFMASKDPNASNAINSYYSHASPAAQQSYLQSANAAAAAAPVASPLVTPHRTGPSVTGGMKLGGSAGRRSGTMLRPSGVSSASSATPPPPEEDAPENNGILISIKEVINAEFSRDGTIHSSELKGVLELRINDHDLSHSNLKLADSIDVRDRSFQFKTHPNIDKQSFLSSKLISLRDKSKAFPANDQSLGVLRWRKIAPADDDSLVPLTLTTWISPSESQQGFDVTIEYENISELELTDLVFTIPLFPQEPVDINTESSTSAEAEVINMDQETGTSISVSQIGANDSGVLAFSIEAPYEDALYPMTVSFQESSRDVSAKSFTGMAVDSVVMAADHDQELPYDVITSLKSDEYLVQ